GGCTTGGCCGAGAATCCTGCTCGCCGATACGGCGCTGCTCATGGGTGGCGCCGTGGCTGCCGACGCCAAGAACGACTGCGCCGCCGTGCCGGATCATGCCGCGCTGAAGGCCGCCCTGGATGAGGCGGTCGACGAGCACGGGGAAGCGAGCGGCGGACTCGGCTTGCAGATGTGGGGCACCGTCGTGAACCGGGACGGCGTGGTGTGCGCGGTCGCCTTCTCGGGCGATGACCGCGGCTCTCAGTGGCCCGGCAGCCGAGTGATCTCCGCGCAAAAGGCCAACACCGCGAACGCCCATCAAACAAGCATGGGGTCCTAACAAGGGGTTGGTGGGCGGCGAGCGGTGTGATCGTCAGGCCGCCATCAGGGCGGCGATCTTCTCGCGGGTCGGGGCCATGACAACGCCCTTCTCGGTGACGATCGCGTCGACGAGCGCGGCCGGGGTGACGTCGAAGACCGGGTTGCGCGCATTGACGCCGGCTGGCCCGAGGCGGGTGCCGCCGCAGGCGAGGACCTCGTCCGGGTCGCGCTCCTCGATCGGGATCTCGGCGCCGCTGGCGACGGCGAGATCGATCGTCGAGGTCGGGGCGGCGACCATGAAGCGCACGCCGTGGTAGCGGGCGAGGACGGCCAGGCCGTAGGTGCCGATCTTGTTGGCCACGTCGCCGTTGGCGGCGATGCGGTCGGAGCCGACGATGACCCAGCCGATGCACCCGGTGGCCATCAGGCTGGCGGCGGCGTGATCAGCCTGGAGGGTGACCGGGATGTCGGATTCGGCGAGTTCCCAGGCGGTAAGGCGTGTGCCCTGCATCCAGGGACGGGTCTCGTCGGCATAGACGTGGCGGATGCGCCCCACGGCGAAACCGGCGCGTACGACGCCGAGCGCGGTGCCGTAGCCGCCGGTCGCCAGGGCGCCGGCGTTGCAGTGGGTGATGACCTCGGTCGGCGTCTCGATCAGCTCGGCGCCGAGTTCGCCCATGCGGCGATTGCCGGCGCGGTCCTCGTCGTGGATTGCCCGGGCCTCGGCGAGCAGGGCCGGCTCCGGATCGCCTTCATCGAGCGTCGCGATCCGCTGGCCCATCCGCTCCAGTGCCCAGAAGAGGTTGATGGCCGTCGGCCGGGCCGCGGCGAGTTGGGCGAGGTCGGCCTCGATGGCGGTACGCCAGCCCGCGCCCTGTTCGGCGTAGCGTGCCCTGGCGGCGAGCACGACGCCGTAGGCGGCGGCGATGCCGATCGCCGGGGCGCCGCGCACGACCATCGCGCGGATGGCCTCGGCGGTGGCCGCGGCGCTCTCGAGGGCGAGGAAGTCGGTGCGCGCTGGCAGGTGGCGTTGGTCGAGGAGGTAGAGGCGGTCCTGGTGCCAGACGACGGCGTGATCGGGGCTCGCGATGAGGCGCGGTTCGGTTTCCATTGACAAGCTCGCTGTGGCAGATTTCCAGTTATTGTCGCCGCTGGGGCGACGCGCGCAAAGGACCACATCCCCACCATGCACGCCGATCTCTTGTTACACCCGAGCTGGATCCTGCCGGTCGACCCGACCGATAGCGTCCTCATCGAGCACAGCCTCGCCATCGCCGACGGGCGGATCCTGGCCCTGCTGCCGAGCGCCGAGGCGCGCGAGCAGATCGAGGCCGAGCGTGAGCTGGACCTGCCCGGCCATGTACTGATCCCGGGCCTGGTCAACGCCCATACCCACGCGCCGATGACGCTGATGCGCGGCCTGGCCGACGACTTGCCGCTGATGACCTGGCTCAACGAGCACATCTGGCCGGCCGAGCGGCGCTGGGTCGACCCCGACTTCGTCTTGGCGGGGACACGGCTCGCGTCGTTGGAGATGCTGCGCGGCGGGGTGACCTGTTTCAACGACATGTACTTCTTTCCGGCCGTCACCGCGCAGGCCGTCGCCGAGGCCGGCCAACGGGGCGTCATCGGGATGATCGTGCTCGACTTCCCGTCGCGCTTCGCCGAGTCGGCCGAGGAGTACGTCGCGCGCGGCCTCCAGTTGCACGACCAGTACCGCGACCACCCGTTGATCCGCATCGCCTTCGCGCCACACTCGCCCTATGCCGTCTCGGACGAGCCGCTCGCGCGGGTGCGTACCCTCGCCGATGAGCTGGATGTGCCGATCCACGTCCACCTGCACGAGACGCACGACGAGGTCGTCCAGTCGCTCGAGGCGCACGGCGAACGCCCGTTCGCCCGGTTCGATCGGCTCGGTCTGGTCGGCCCCGGCCTGGTCGCGATCCACATGACCCAGCTCGAGGACGGTGAGATCGCGCGCCTGGCCGAGACGGGTGCGAACGTGGTCCATTGTCCCGAGTCGAATCTCAAGCTCGCGAGCGGTTTCTGTCCGGTCGCAAGGCTTTTGGAGGCCGGCGTCAATGTCGCGATCGGCACCGACGGGGCGGCCAGCAACAACGATCTCAACCTCCTCGGCGAGATGCGCACCGCGGCGCTCCTGGCCAAGGGCGTGGCTCGCTCGGCATCGGCGATGCCGGCGGCGGCGGCGCTGCGGATGGCCACGCTGAACGGTGCGCGCGCCTTCGGTCTCGACGGGGAGATCGGCTCGCTGGAGCCCGGCAAGGCGGCCGACGTCGTTGCGGTGGATCTGGGCGATTCGCATACCCAGCCGATCTACAACCCCGTCTCCCAGCTCGTCTATGCCGCTGGGCGTCACCAGGTGCGCCAAGTCTGGGTCGCCGGCCGTCAGCTGATCCGCGACGGCCAGCCGCTGACGCTCGACGCCGCGGCGGTCATCGCCGAGGCGCGGGTCTGGGCCGAGCGGATCGCGGCGGGCGAGGGGCGGGTGCTCGGGCGCGGCTGAGTCTTCGCTTAGATAATGAACCGCGGAGGTGCAAAGCGGATGAAGAGGCAGTCGGTCAGCGTGAAAGCGCACCCCGTAGGGGGTGCGGTGCAGAATTCGCTGCTTCGCCGCATTCTACGCCCTGTAGTTGAAGCCCCTCCGTAGCCTCCGATCCGAATCGCCGAGACGGCCTCTCTGGAGGCCGCTCTCCCGACCCGGTCGCCGGCAAGCCGGCTCCTACCGTTCGTGAGCCGTATTTGGTGGTCGGTTGTGGGCGGCTCCGTCCGTCACGTAACTCCCGTCTCCTTCAGCAGAGAAAGGCCTTGAGCGGCAGGCCGTGGCCGTTGTCGCGGTAGGCGGCCTGGGCGAGGAAGAGCTCGGCGGCGGCGAGGGCATCGCTCAATGCATTGTGGGCGTCGTAGCGCGGCAGGTTGTAGCGCTCGCCGAGGGCGTGCAGGCGCAGGTCGGCGGCCTTGTAGGGGATGTTGCGGCGCTCGAAGCCTCGCCGCGCGAGGAGCTGGGTGTCGGCGACCAGGGTGAAGAGGCCGCGGCCGTAGAGGCGTCGGCACGCGGCGTTGAGGAAGGTCCGCTCGATATGGGCGTGGTGGGCGATCATGACGCGCCCGGCGAGGGCCGTGAGAAAGGCCTTCATCGCGTCGCCGAGATTTTCGCCGCGGGCCGCCTGGTCGTCGGTGATCTGGTGGATGATGGCGCTGGCCTCGGGGATCGCGTGGTCGATGCGGATCGTGTGGTGACGGGCGCTGGAGAGGTCGATGCGGGTGGTGCCGATGCGCACGTAGCCGATGCTGAGGATCTGGTCGCGACGTGGATCGAGCCCGGTGGTCTCGAGGTCCACGGCGAGGAGTTCGGCATCCCGGTAGTCGCAGGCCGGATCGGGGAAGGGGGTCGCGAGATAGTCTCGCAGCGGCCCGGGTGGCGTGCGCCGCAGGCGCAGTCGCCGGCGCAGGTCGAGGACCAGGCGCGCCAGACCCATCTTAGGCGAAGCGTCCGGCCTGGTAACGTTGTCCCAAGGATTCCTGCATCATATTGATGAAGACGAAGGTGTCCTTGAGGTGGCCGCGCTCCAGCGGCGAGAGCTCGTCGGGCGAGAGGTAGTTGTCGGCCTTTTCGCCGCGGCGCAGCTGGCGGGCCTGGTGCTGCACGCGCAGGGTGCCGATGAATTCCAGGGCGTCAATGAGGTTGGCCGCACCGTCGCGGCTCAGGGCCGGCGTCTCGCCAGCGGCACGCAGCCGCTCGAGGGTATTGATCGTGCCGATACCGGCTGAGAGGGCGTAGACGCGGGCGAGATCGATGACGGGGACGGTGCCGCGGTGCTTGAGGTCGAAGGTGTGGTCGTGCTCGCCGCCGTGGATCAGCACGATGTTGCGGAAGAAGCCCAACGGCGGGCGGTGCTTCAGGGCGTTGGCCGCCATGTAGGCGATGAAGATGCGGTTGGCGCGGCAGTGATCGAGGATATGCTCGTGCAGCTCCTCGAAGAGGCCGTCCGGGTCGTGAATCGCGCGCAGGTCGAAGAAGACGCTGGCGAGCATCAGCGCCTTCGGTTCGGGGCGCTCGATCCAATCGGTGAAGTATTTCCGCCAGATCCGCAACGGCTGGCGCCATTGCTGGTTCGAGGCCATGACCTCGCCCGGGCAGTAGTAGAAGCCGCAGGCGTCGAGCCCGTCGTTGACGCGTTTGGCCAAGGCGGCGAAGTACTCGTCGTGTTCGGGTTTGACGTGGTCGGCGATCAGCAGCGCATTGTCCTGATCCGAGTGCGAGCTCTGCTCGCGCCTGGCTTGCGAGCCGCCGGTCATCCAGGCGTAGGGCACGGGCGGCGGGCCGAGCTCGGCCTCGGCGAGTTCGATGAGGCGCTTGGTGAGGGCGTCGGTGACGGCGCTGACCGCTTGGCCGACCTGGTCGGCCGTCGCCCCGCCGCTGACCAGGTTGACTTGAAGGTCCGATATCTTGCTGCTGATCTGGATCAGCGTCTCCTCTTTCTTGGCCTTGTGGATGTCGCCGACCAGATAGACGGCGTTGGCGCTCTGAAAGCGGGTCAGGTCCGTCGTCGAGATGACGCCGCGCACCCGCTCTCCGTCGAGTACCGGCAGGTGGTGGACGTTGAGGCGCGTCATCGTGAGCAGCGCCTGGAAGCCCAGCGTCGCGACATCGGTGGTTTGGATCTCGGTGGTCATGATCTCGCTTACCGTACGCTGCCGTGAGAGGCCGGCGGCCAGGCAGCGGCTGCGCAGATCGCGGTCGGTGATGATCCCGGCCAGGCGGTCGCCGTTCATGATCACGATCGACGAGACGCGGTGCTCGGTCATGATCCGTGCGGCCTCCTGGATCGTGGTCTCGGGGGTCGCCTTGATCAGCGTTCCGCCGACCAGGTCGCCGACACGGATCGTCATCAGGCCGGTGCTGCTCGCCGAGGTGTCCTTGATCTCGGCCAGCGCGGTGCGCAGCCGCTCGCCCATTGGCTGCTCGAAATGCGCGGCGAAGGCCGGGTGCTTGGCGCGCAGCTCGGCGAGCTCGGCGCAGGGCAGGGCGTAGACGAGGGTGTCCTCGGCGGTGAGGCCATCGTAGCGGGCGATCGGATCGTTCGGGACACAGCCCTTCGGGCAGAGGTCGCCCTCGGCGAGCTTGCCCATCAGCTCGCCCTGCGCATCGCGCAGCTCGATGGCGCCGCGGCGCAGGATGTAGAGATTGGGCGCGCGTTCGTCGCGCGGCGGGAACTCGGTGCCGCGGCGGAAATAGCGTACCGACAGGCGTTTCGGCAACTGCTCCAGGACCTGCGGCGGCAGCAGTGCGAAGGGGTGGTGGCGGGCGAGAAAGTCGCGGATCTCGATCAGCTCCACGTCCATCGTCGAATCCTCGGCAGGTGGCGACACGGCAACGATAACGCAGTTGTCCGCGGTTGTCTGGGCGATCGTGACCTCTCGGTTCTCGTGGATTGATGCTGGCGCGCCCCCAAGTCCTCTCGTCTCGGTGGCGCGACGGTGGCAGGGGTCGAAAAAAAGCCCCGCCTGAGCGGGGCTTGGAAGGGGCAAGGCCGTTGTACGGCCAGTCGATCTTTTAGTGCCCGGTGGCTTGGCCCGACCCGATCGGCACGCGGATGTCTTCGACCAGGTGCTGGATGTGCTCCGGCGGTGGTGCCGTGAGCTTGGCCACGACGAAGGCGACGATGAAGTTGATCGCCGCACCGACTGCACCGAAGGCCTCGGGCGAGATGCCCATGAACCAGTTCTCGGGCGTGTTGGCCGCCATCTCGGTGCCCGGGAGGAAGAACCAGCCCTTGAACCAGAAGATGTAGATGAGAGTCACGAGCAGGCCCGACAGCATGCCGAAGATGGCCCCTGCGCTGTTGGCACGCTTGTAGAAGATACCCATCATCAGGGCCGGGAAGATGGACGAGGCCGCGAGACCGAAGGCCAGCGCCACCACCTGCGCGGCGAAGCCCGGTGGATTGATGCCTAGCCAGCCGGCGACCAGGATGGCGCCTGCCATCGCGATACGCCCGGCCATCAGCTCGGCCTTCTCCGAGATGCGCGGCA
This portion of the Thioflavicoccus mobilis 8321 genome encodes:
- the mtnA gene encoding S-methyl-5-thioribose-1-phosphate isomerase, whose protein sequence is METEPRLIASPDHAVVWHQDRLYLLDQRHLPARTDFLALESAAATAEAIRAMVVRGAPAIGIAAAYGVVLAARARYAEQGAGWRTAIEADLAQLAAARPTAINLFWALERMGQRIATLDEGDPEPALLAEARAIHDEDRAGNRRMGELGAELIETPTEVITHCNAGALATGGYGTALGVVRAGFAVGRIRHVYADETRPWMQGTRLTAWELAESDIPVTLQADHAAASLMATGCIGWVIVGSDRIAANGDVANKIGTYGLAVLARYHGVRFMVAAPTSTIDLAVASGAEIPIEERDPDEVLACGGTRLGPAGVNARNPVFDVTPAALVDAIVTEKGVVMAPTREKIAALMAA
- a CDS encoding TRZ/ATZ family hydrolase, with the protein product MHADLLLHPSWILPVDPTDSVLIEHSLAIADGRILALLPSAEAREQIEAERELDLPGHVLIPGLVNAHTHAPMTLMRGLADDLPLMTWLNEHIWPAERRWVDPDFVLAGTRLASLEMLRGGVTCFNDMYFFPAVTAQAVAEAGQRGVIGMIVLDFPSRFAESAEEYVARGLQLHDQYRDHPLIRIAFAPHSPYAVSDEPLARVRTLADELDVPIHVHLHETHDEVVQSLEAHGERPFARFDRLGLVGPGLVAIHMTQLEDGEIARLAETGANVVHCPESNLKLASGFCPVARLLEAGVNVAIGTDGAASNNDLNLLGEMRTAALLAKGVARSASAMPAAAALRMATLNGARAFGLDGEIGSLEPGKAADVVAVDLGDSHTQPIYNPVSQLVYAAGRHQVRQVWVAGRQLIRDGQPLTLDAAAVIAEARVWAERIAAGEGRVLGRG
- a CDS encoding exonuclease domain-containing protein: MGLARLVLDLRRRLRLRRTPPGPLRDYLATPFPDPACDYRDAELLAVDLETTGLDPRRDQILSIGYVRIGTTRIDLSSARHHTIRIDHAIPEASAIIHQITDDQAARGENLGDAMKAFLTALAGRVMIAHHAHIERTFLNAACRRLYGRGLFTLVADTQLLARRGFERRNIPYKAADLRLHALGERYNLPRYDAHNALSDALAAAELFLAQAAYRDNGHGLPLKAFLC
- a CDS encoding DUF294 nucleotidyltransferase-like domain-containing protein, whose product is MDVELIEIRDFLARHHPFALLPPQVLEQLPKRLSVRYFRRGTEFPPRDERAPNLYILRRGAIELRDAQGELMGKLAEGDLCPKGCVPNDPIARYDGLTAEDTLVYALPCAELAELRAKHPAFAAHFEQPMGERLRTALAEIKDTSASSTGLMTIRVGDLVGGTLIKATPETTIQEAARIMTEHRVSSIVIMNGDRLAGIITDRDLRSRCLAAGLSRQRTVSEIMTTEIQTTDVATLGFQALLTMTRLNVHHLPVLDGERVRGVISTTDLTRFQSANAVYLVGDIHKAKKEETLIQISSKISDLQVNLVSGGATADQVGQAVSAVTDALTKRLIELAEAELGPPPVPYAWMTGGSQARREQSSHSDQDNALLIADHVKPEHDEYFAALAKRVNDGLDACGFYYCPGEVMASNQQWRQPLRIWRKYFTDWIERPEPKALMLASVFFDLRAIHDPDGLFEELHEHILDHCRANRIFIAYMAANALKHRPPLGFFRNIVLIHGGEHDHTFDLKHRGTVPVIDLARVYALSAGIGTINTLERLRAAGETPALSRDGAANLIDALEFIGTLRVQHQARQLRRGEKADNYLSPDELSPLERGHLKDTFVFINMMQESLGQRYQAGRFA